From Deinococcus aquaticus, one genomic window encodes:
- a CDS encoding Glu/Leu/Phe/Val dehydrogenase family protein, whose protein sequence is MLILEEMQSRGHEALTLLHHAPSGLRAALAIHSTVLGPAIAGVRLREQDEELAVRGALALSESLTLKAALAGLNYGGGACVLMMPESGVEDPHAREALFRALGRQVRPMESRVVLTEDIGVSPADIAFVAQETGSTLGMHTDTSSVTGYGVYRGMKAAARHALGSESMRGVRVAIMGVGAVGRALAVHLHREGARLTVADDRPERAQALADSLSGVTVVGCHELLDAPCDILAPCGYGHTIRSQDVPRLQCRLIAGGEHHPLTRRGEEAVKEAGIVYMPDFAINSAGLISAATGLDMNQSAERIYQTVNRITGVAEQYGKATHVVARRMAERRIDLIGSLGACSTGGLGGGGRSA, encoded by the coding sequence ATGCTAATACTTGAGGAGATGCAGTCACGCGGGCATGAAGCCCTGACGTTATTGCACCACGCTCCCAGTGGCCTGCGCGCCGCACTGGCGATTCACTCGACGGTGCTGGGGCCCGCCATTGCCGGCGTGAGGTTACGAGAACAGGATGAAGAACTGGCCGTGCGGGGCGCGCTGGCGCTCTCGGAAAGCCTGACCCTGAAAGCTGCGCTGGCCGGACTGAACTACGGCGGCGGCGCGTGCGTCCTGATGATGCCGGAATCCGGCGTGGAAGACCCGCACGCCAGAGAAGCGCTGTTCCGCGCGCTGGGCCGGCAGGTGCGGCCCATGGAGTCCCGGGTGGTCCTGACCGAGGACATCGGGGTCAGCCCGGCCGACATTGCCTTCGTGGCGCAGGAAACCGGGTCCACGCTGGGCATGCACACCGACACCAGCTCCGTCACCGGGTACGGCGTGTACCGGGGCATGAAAGCCGCCGCCCGGCACGCCCTGGGCTCCGAGAGCATGCGCGGCGTGCGCGTGGCCATCATGGGCGTCGGGGCAGTCGGCCGCGCGCTGGCCGTTCACCTGCACCGCGAGGGCGCCCGCCTGACCGTGGCCGACGACCGCCCGGAGCGCGCGCAGGCCCTGGCCGACTCGCTGAGCGGCGTGACCGTCGTGGGGTGCCATGAACTGCTGGACGCGCCGTGCGACATCCTGGCCCCCTGCGGGTACGGGCACACCATCCGCAGTCAGGACGTGCCGCGCCTGCAGTGCCGCCTGATCGCCGGTGGCGAGCACCACCCCCTGACCCGCCGGGGTGAGGAGGCCGTCAAGGAGGCCGGAATCGTGTACATGCCAGACTTCGCCATCAACTCTGCGGGGCTGATCTCGGCCGCCACGGGCCTCGACATGAACCAGTCGGCCGAGCGCATCTACCAGACCGTCAACCGCATCACGGGCGTCGCCGAGCAGTACGGCAAGGCCACGCACGTCGTGGCGCGCCGCATGGCCGAGCGCCGCATTGACCTGATCGGCAGTCTGGGTGCCTGCTCGACTGGCGGTCTGGGCGGCGGCGGGAGGAGCGCGTGA
- the udk gene encoding uridine kinase, translating to MIGVAGGSGSGKTTVTRRVIETVGREGVAVLNQDNYYRNQDDIPFESRLKTNYDHPAAFDWALLGRHVDALLSGVPIDMPEYDFTNHTRSAQTTKVLPGPVVVLEGFFALYDEALRARMHLKVFVDADADVRFIRRLLRDTQERGRTPESVIEQYLEYVRPMHLSFVEPTKRYADVIIPHGGMNEPALDMLAARIRTTI from the coding sequence ATGATCGGCGTGGCCGGCGGTTCCGGCAGCGGCAAGACCACCGTGACCCGCCGCGTGATCGAAACGGTCGGGCGCGAGGGCGTGGCCGTCCTGAACCAGGACAACTACTACCGCAACCAGGACGACATTCCCTTCGAGTCCCGCCTGAAAACCAATTACGACCACCCCGCCGCGTTCGACTGGGCGCTGCTGGGCCGGCACGTGGACGCCCTGCTGTCCGGCGTGCCCATCGACATGCCCGAGTACGACTTCACGAACCACACCCGCTCGGCGCAGACCACCAAGGTCCTGCCCGGCCCGGTCGTGGTGCTGGAGGGATTCTTCGCGCTGTACGACGAGGCGTTGCGCGCCCGCATGCACCTGAAAGTGTTCGTGGATGCCGACGCCGACGTGCGCTTCATCCGCCGCCTGCTGCGCGACACGCAGGAACGCGGCCGGACGCCCGAAAGTGTGATTGAGCAGTACCTGGAGTACGTGCGGCCCATGCACCTGAGTTTCGTGGAACCCACCAAACGCTACGCGGACGTGATCATCCCGCACGGCGGCATGAACGAACCGGCGCTGGACATGCTGGCCGCCCGCATCCGCACCACCATCTGA
- a CDS encoding DUF5693 family protein, with amino-acid sequence MTVPPPSRHPWTPALLGLILLSLIPALLLAVGRVNYERGEKTAALVMDYPAVATQARRFGLEPQALMDRYQKLGVNSVAIYEDVIGNLVQRGEVYQRSGADLKADFPGAAVNPQNVYLRSLKPGVAEGLPARFTIPTRQVQVGGFTWTEWPTDPTFLPTGPNAALISELKAKGYMIVYRPYADDALRDPGADWPDVPFIAFNGEEVIGARTPELLARINERMGKRIPALIEATPQRGLDTLIATHGAARAFSVNPAWQNRLDPITLASKYNLAARERSMRLLYLRPYPTINETEDLLTRTTELLGKSGVKIAEPVITPFAENTVLRLLSLIGPVAALLLLGLSFPLVRLGLLVAAASGALALGLNRFDPFAGGALIAAVTFPALGMVLRRARVTDWFIATGLSLCGVLFVSALGANRDSVLGLEPFRGVGLTLALPLLLVALSFLPRQDLRQTARDIYKAPIKLGDVVVMGLALAVFALVFLRRGNATGASVSDTEARIRQDLQDSLVRPRFKEMAGHPLGLIGLSGALPGYFGAMLILGGVVGQSSILNTFSHFHTPLLISATRCFLGLGIGLIAGLIGIWLVRTALRLWHTYGARPVNA; translated from the coding sequence ATGACCGTTCCGCCGCCGTCCCGTCACCCCTGGACTCCGGCGCTGCTGGGCCTGATCCTGCTGTCCCTGATTCCGGCGCTGCTGCTGGCCGTCGGGCGCGTGAACTACGAACGAGGCGAGAAGACGGCCGCGCTGGTCATGGATTACCCGGCCGTGGCCACGCAGGCCCGCCGGTTCGGTCTGGAACCGCAGGCGCTGATGGACCGCTACCAGAAACTGGGCGTGAACAGCGTCGCCATCTACGAGGACGTGATCGGGAACCTCGTGCAGCGTGGCGAGGTGTACCAGCGCAGCGGCGCGGACCTGAAAGCCGACTTTCCCGGCGCGGCCGTGAACCCGCAGAACGTGTACCTGCGGTCCCTGAAGCCCGGCGTGGCCGAGGGCCTGCCTGCCCGCTTCACCATTCCGACCCGGCAGGTGCAGGTCGGCGGGTTCACCTGGACCGAGTGGCCCACCGACCCCACCTTCCTGCCGACCGGCCCGAACGCCGCCCTGATCAGCGAACTGAAGGCCAAGGGGTACATGATCGTGTACCGCCCGTACGCCGACGACGCCCTGCGCGACCCCGGCGCGGACTGGCCGGACGTGCCGTTCATCGCCTTCAACGGCGAGGAAGTCATCGGGGCGCGCACGCCGGAACTGCTCGCCCGGATCAACGAACGCATGGGCAAACGCATTCCCGCGCTGATCGAGGCGACCCCGCAGCGTGGCCTGGACACCCTGATCGCCACGCACGGCGCGGCCCGCGCGTTCAGCGTGAACCCCGCGTGGCAGAACCGCCTGGACCCCATCACGCTGGCCAGCAAGTACAACCTCGCGGCCCGCGAGCGCTCCATGCGCCTGCTGTACCTGCGCCCCTACCCGACCATCAACGAGACCGAGGACCTGCTGACGCGTACCACCGAACTGCTGGGCAAGTCCGGCGTGAAGATCGCCGAGCCGGTCATCACGCCCTTCGCCGAGAACACAGTGCTGCGCCTCCTGAGCCTGATCGGGCCGGTCGCGGCGCTGCTGCTGCTGGGCCTGAGCTTCCCGCTGGTCCGCCTGGGCCTGCTGGTCGCCGCCGCGAGCGGCGCGCTGGCCCTGGGTCTGAACCGCTTCGATCCCTTCGCGGGCGGCGCGCTGATCGCCGCCGTGACCTTCCCCGCGCTGGGCATGGTGCTGCGCCGCGCCCGCGTGACCGACTGGTTCATCGCGACCGGCCTGAGCCTGTGCGGCGTGCTGTTCGTCTCGGCGCTCGGCGCGAACCGTGACAGCGTGTTGGGCCTCGAACCGTTCCGGGGCGTGGGCCTGACCCTGGCGCTGCCGCTGCTGCTGGTCGCCCTGAGCTTCCTGCCCCGCCAGGACCTGCGGCAGACCGCGCGGGACATCTACAAAGCGCCCATCAAGCTGGGTGACGTGGTCGTGATGGGCCTGGCGCTGGCCGTGTTCGCGCTGGTGTTCCTGCGGCGCGGGAACGCCACCGGCGCCAGCGTCAGCGACACCGAGGCCCGCATCCGCCAGGACCTGCAGGACAGCCTCGTGCGCCCGCGCTTCAAGGAGATGGCCGGACACCCGCTGGGCCTCATCGGCCTGAGCGGCGCGCTGCCCGGTTACTTCGGCGCGATGCTGATCCTGGGCGGCGTGGTCGGTCAGTCCAGCATCCTGAACACCTTCTCTCACTTCCACACGCCGCTGCTGATCAGCGCCACCCGCTGCTTCCTGGGCCTGGGCATCGGATTGATCGCCGGTCTGATCGGCATCTGGCTGGTCCGCACGGCGCTGCGCCTGTGGCACACGTACGGCGCGCGGCCGGTGAACGCATGA
- the csaB gene encoding polysaccharide pyruvyl transferase CsaB encodes MTRTTVTVSGYYGFGNTGDEAIALAITRELRKYSAEPLLLSNTPAETARTYDCQSAERMKPAAVLGALMRSRVLLSGGGGLLQDKTSARTLTYYLAIIRLAKFMGRRVVVFNQSVGPLSEQGGRRVARALRGVTVIVRDQGSLDTLGSLGVRAELGGDPALLLSAAPTVRDLKRVIVAPRGDVTDATAKLRDVIRRLQAEGRHVTALSFMPDHDDEAAHSLGANDVISTRDPQVALDAIAASGYVIGVRLHAVILAAATGTPFSGVAYDPKVQGFCADAGAPAHPTDLNAEQVAEEALRRVVPDWNAVEDMKLRAAQSFGRALNR; translated from the coding sequence ATGACCCGCACCACCGTCACCGTCAGCGGCTACTACGGCTTCGGGAACACCGGTGACGAGGCCATCGCCCTGGCCATCACCCGCGAACTGCGCAAGTACAGCGCCGAGCCGCTGCTGCTGTCGAACACCCCCGCCGAGACCGCCCGCACCTACGACTGCCAGAGCGCCGAACGCATGAAACCCGCCGCCGTGCTGGGCGCGCTCATGCGCTCGCGCGTGCTGCTGTCCGGCGGGGGCGGCCTGCTTCAGGACAAGACGAGTGCACGCACGCTCACGTACTACCTGGCGATCATCCGCCTCGCGAAATTCATGGGCCGCCGGGTGGTCGTGTTCAACCAGAGCGTCGGCCCCCTGAGCGAACAGGGCGGCCGCCGCGTGGCCCGCGCGCTGCGCGGCGTGACCGTCATCGTGCGCGACCAGGGCAGCCTGGACACCCTGGGCAGCCTGGGCGTGCGCGCTGAACTGGGCGGCGACCCCGCCCTGCTGCTGAGCGCCGCGCCCACCGTGCGCGACCTGAAACGCGTGATCGTCGCCCCGCGCGGCGACGTGACCGACGCCACCGCGAAACTCAGGGACGTGATCCGCCGCCTGCAGGCCGAGGGCCGCCACGTCACCGCCCTGAGCTTCATGCCCGACCACGACGACGAGGCCGCCCACAGCCTCGGCGCGAACGACGTGATCAGCACCCGCGACCCGCAGGTCGCGCTGGACGCCATCGCCGCCAGCGGGTACGTGATCGGGGTGCGCCTGCACGCCGTGATCCTGGCCGCCGCGACCGGCACGCCCTTCAGCGGCGTCGCCTACGACCCCAAGGTGCAGGGCTTCTGCGCCGACGCCGGCGCGCCCGCCCACCCCACCGACCTGAACGCCGAACAGGTGGCCGAGGAAGCCCTGCGGCGCGTCGTGCCCGACTGGAACGCCGTCGAGGACATGAAACTCCGAGCCGCGCAGAGCTTCGGCCGCGCCCTGAACCGCTAG
- the truA gene encoding tRNA pseudouridine(38-40) synthase TruA, which produces MTRPDYRPPDGHRRLLLHVAWDGAPYAGWQSQPALPSVQDTLHGALARLGGGEFRPVAAGRTDAGVHAEAMPVHVDVPDTFRVPAPKLARALNAHLPPTVAVLHAAEAPAGFHARFSCTERQYVYRLLVHPQRHPLWHGRALHVPQPLNPGAMNAAATALTGTHDFAAFATQEDRQTVRELRLLRVQPGPLIWEIHVRGESFLRHMVRGLVGTLLLAGQGRLNPEQAEGILHSRQRSQAGANVPAHGLSFTGARYEGFDTDEGFEASTT; this is translated from the coding sequence ATGACCCGCCCGGACTACCGCCCCCCCGACGGGCACCGCCGCCTGCTGCTGCACGTCGCCTGGGACGGCGCGCCCTACGCGGGCTGGCAGTCCCAGCCGGCGCTGCCCAGCGTGCAGGACACCCTGCACGGCGCGCTGGCCCGGCTGGGCGGCGGTGAGTTCCGGCCCGTCGCGGCCGGCCGCACGGACGCCGGCGTGCACGCCGAGGCCATGCCCGTGCACGTGGACGTGCCCGACACCTTCCGCGTGCCCGCCCCGAAACTGGCCCGCGCGCTGAACGCCCACCTGCCGCCCACGGTGGCCGTCCTGCACGCCGCCGAGGCGCCCGCCGGGTTCCACGCGCGGTTCTCGTGCACCGAGCGGCAGTACGTGTACCGCCTGCTGGTGCACCCGCAGCGGCACCCGCTGTGGCATGGCCGCGCCCTGCACGTCCCGCAGCCCCTGAACCCAGGTGCCATGAACGCCGCCGCCACCGCCCTGACCGGCACGCACGACTTCGCCGCGTTCGCCACCCAGGAAGACCGCCAGACCGTGCGCGAACTGAGGCTGCTGCGCGTGCAGCCCGGCCCGCTGATCTGGGAAATCCATGTGCGCGGCGAGAGCTTCCTGCGGCACATGGTGCGCGGACTGGTCGGCACGCTCCTGCTGGCCGGGCAGGGCCGCCTGAACCCCGAGCAGGCCGAGGGCATCCTGCACTCGCGGCAGCGGTCACAGGCGGGCGCGAACGTGCCCGCGCACGGCCTGTCCTTCACCGGTGCCCGCTACGAGGGATTCGACACTGACGAGGGCTTTGAGGCCAGCACCACGTAA
- a CDS encoding SAM-dependent methyltransferase, producing the protein MTLIPHSKEWYARLARELGGYRHPWARVLDGPDPELTFDALLTERLGPAVRVLEAGYGHGPDAARFGPLAGRWAAFDAVPELVAQARVYAPHADVHEWNAKGEVPPDLRGPFDLIVSRRGPTSVILRLPELAAPGAEFLYVGPRLDVPQVPERLAAVGWEVRGEWRVSVRARVPTRQDWATRCEWMNEPERLPEWDAHAGPDGLPYREERYVVLASKPSSVSNPS; encoded by the coding sequence GTGACGCTGATACCGCATTCGAAGGAGTGGTACGCACGGCTGGCCCGCGAGCTGGGCGGGTACCGGCACCCCTGGGCGCGGGTGCTGGACGGCCCGGACCCGGAGTTGACGTTCGATGCCCTCCTCACGGAGCGGCTGGGGCCAGCCGTCAGGGTGCTGGAGGCTGGGTACGGGCATGGGCCGGACGCGGCGCGGTTCGGGCCGCTGGCGGGGCGCTGGGCGGCGTTTGACGCAGTGCCGGAGCTGGTGGCGCAGGCGCGCGTGTATGCCCCTCACGCGGACGTGCACGAGTGGAATGCCAAGGGCGAGGTGCCCCCGGACCTGCGCGGTCCCTTCGACCTGATCGTGTCGCGCCGGGGGCCGACGTCGGTGATCCTTCGCCTGCCGGAACTGGCCGCGCCGGGCGCGGAGTTCCTGTACGTGGGGCCGCGCCTGGACGTGCCGCAGGTGCCCGAGCGGCTGGCGGCGGTGGGGTGGGAGGTCCGGGGTGAGTGGCGGGTCAGCGTGAGGGCGCGCGTGCCCACGCGGCAGGACTGGGCGACCCGCTGCGAGTGGATGAACGAGCCGGAGCGCCTCCCCGAATGGGACGCGCACGCGGGGCCGGACGGTCTGCCGTACCGCGAGGAGCGTTACGTGGTGCTGGCCTCAAAGCCCTCGTCAGTGTCGAATCCCTCGTAG